Proteins found in one Acidobacteriota bacterium genomic segment:
- a CDS encoding putative quinol monooxygenase: MYGLIGKINTVSGKRDELIAILLEGVSGMPGCLSYVVAKDPGDADAIWVTEVWDSQASHQTSLSHPSVREAIAQGRPLIAGFGERFETEPVGGRGLQDSEKQG; the protein is encoded by the coding sequence ATGTATGGACTGATCGGAAAGATAAACACCGTGTCGGGCAAGCGCGATGAACTCATCGCCATTCTCCTCGAGGGCGTATCCGGGATGCCGGGTTGTCTCAGCTATGTGGTCGCCAAAGATCCCGGCGATGCGGACGCGATTTGGGTCACCGAGGTGTGGGACAGCCAAGCCAGCCACCAGACCTCGCTCTCGCATCCCTCCGTGCGGGAAGCCATCGCGCAAGGACGCCCGCTGATCGCCGGATTCGGCGAGCGCTTCGAAACCGAGCCCGTAGGCGGCCGCGGCCTTCAGGACTCCGAGAAGCAGGGTTAG